From the genome of Desulfovibrio intestinalis:
TTTTCGTCGGAAACCAGCAGACGGGTGCCCTGCGGCACTTCGATGCCAGCGACACGCGCGATGCTCAGAGCGTCGCGGCCCACGATGGCGGGGTTCATGCTGCCGTTGCCGCGTTCCATAACCTGCTTGACCTTGGTGAGCTTGTCGCCCGCGAGGAAGTAGCAGCCCTGGGCTTCCATGGTGGCGCGCACCTTGTCGGCAATGCAGGCATCCGTAACGACGGACTGCTCAGAAGCGCAGATGGTGCCGTTATCGAAGGTTTTGCTGCTCATGATCTTGGTCACGGCGTCTTCAACATTGGCGGTACGTTCGATGTAGGCAGGCACGTTGCCAGCGCCCACGCCCAGAGCGGGCGTGCCGGAGCTGTAAGCTGCCTTGACCATGCCGGGGCCGCCAGTGGCCAGGATAAGATCGCTGATCTTCATGAGTTCATTGGTGCCTTCAATGGAAGGCATGCTGATGCTGCTCACGAGATCGGGGGACACATGGCAGGAACGCAGGGCGCTCTGGATGGTCTCCACAGTTTTGGCGATGCAGTTACGGGCGCTGGGGTGCGGGGTAAACACAATGGCATTGCCCGCCTTGAGCGCGATAAGCGATTTATAGATAACCGTGGACGTGGGATTGGTGGAAGGCACGATGCCGGCGATGACGCCCACGGGCACGGCGATTTCCACAATCTTGCTGACCGGGTCGGAATGCAGCTCGCCGATGGTCTTCATGTCCTTGATGCAGGCATAGACCTTTTCGCTGGCAAGCAGGTTCTTGATCTTTTTATCCTGGGGCTTGCCGAAGCCGGTTTCCTCAACAGCCATATTGGCCAGGGTTTCAGCCTGGGCCGCAGTGGCTTCAGACACTGCCCTGACAACCTCGTTCACGCGGTCCTGACTCAATTGCGCGAATTCGGGCTGAGCTTTACGCGCCGCACGCACAAGGGCGCGGGCCTCCTGAATGGAGAGTAAATCCTTATCAACCATGTTTTACTCCTTTTCCTTCCGTGCCGCCCGGTCGATGGCGTTCATCAGGGTTTGCCTGTTGGATGAGGCGATCTGCTCACGGGTGAGCTCAACCTTCATTGTTCTGGCAAGCTGACGAAGTTTGTTCATGCTCATGGCTTTGCATTTTTCAGGATCATAGGCTTCCTGCCCGTTCTGGGCCGTGGCCTGTGTTCCGTCTCCGGCCTTCGCGCCGCCTTGCGGGGCTGCGGGGGCCGGGGTTTCTTCCACTATTTCCACAATTTTAATAATTTCAGTTTCTACGGTTTCGGCTTTTGCGGCAGCAGGCGCTGGGCTGGCCGGAGCCGCCGGAGTTTGGCCGCCGGGCTGCAAAAGCAGTATCTTTTCAAGGCCGCCGTCAGGACGGGGGATAACGTGGCAGGATACGCACACGGCTCCCTCAAGGCGGGTCAATGAAGCCCGTGCCGCATCAACCGCCGACTGCACCGCAGCAACCTCGCCAGCAATGGTGATGGTCACAAGGCCGCCCGTAGCCAGGGTTTTTTCCAGCAGGCGCACATCCGCCGCCTTGAGCATGGCGTCCGCCGCTTCTATGGCTCCTATGAGCCCCTTGGTTTCTATGAGTCCCAGTGCCAGCATGGCTTTCTCCTAATTTTGGCCGTGACCAGAGCAATTTACGAATGAAATGAGTCAATTGTTCTGCAAGGATTTGTCTGCAAATCCTTGCCACGAAATAGGCGTAGGCGAGCTTTGCTCGCTGTTAAGCGACTATTTCAAGTGCAGCATGCTCTAATGTTTTATGACCTTCACGGCCAGGCCGTAGCCCTTGAGAATATTCTCAATACGCTGCAAATCGCTGTCATCGAGTACGGGGTTGTCCTTGATAGGATACTCCACATCGATCTGGGCATATTTGCTCACTCCCATCTTGTGATAGGGAAGCAGATCCACGCCCTTGAAATTTTTTCTGTGAGCATGCCCGGTCAAAAAGCGTCCTACAGCGTGAATTTCGGCATCGTCGTCGTTGTAGCCCTTGAGCAGGGGCATGCGGATGTTCACGTTACAGCCGTTTTCAAGCAGCCATTGCAGGTTGGTCAGTATGCCTTCGTTGCGAACCCCGGTGAGCTCATGGTGCTTGTTGGCATCCATATGCTTGATATCGAAGAGAAAAAGGTCGCACACGTCTGCCATGTCACGAACTACGTCAAGCTTGGCGTAGCCCGAGGTCTCCATTGC
Proteins encoded in this window:
- a CDS encoding BMC domain-containing protein; this encodes MLALGLIETKGLIGAIEAADAMLKAADVRLLEKTLATGGLVTITIAGEVAAVQSAVDAARASLTRLEGAVCVSCHVIPRPDGGLEKILLLQPGGQTPAAPASPAPAAAKAETVETEIIKIVEIVEETPAPAAPQGGAKAGDGTQATAQNGQEAYDPEKCKAMSMNKLRQLARTMKVELTREQIASSNRQTLMNAIDRAARKEKE
- a CDS encoding acetaldehyde dehydrogenase (acetylating); translated protein: MVDKDLLSIQEARALVRAARKAQPEFAQLSQDRVNEVVRAVSEATAAQAETLANMAVEETGFGKPQDKKIKNLLASEKVYACIKDMKTIGELHSDPVSKIVEIAVPVGVIAGIVPSTNPTSTVIYKSLIALKAGNAIVFTPHPSARNCIAKTVETIQSALRSCHVSPDLVSSISMPSIEGTNELMKISDLILATGGPGMVKAAYSSGTPALGVGAGNVPAYIERTANVEDAVTKIMSSKTFDNGTICASEQSVVTDACIADKVRATMEAQGCYFLAGDKLTKVKQVMERGNGSMNPAIVGRDALSIARVAGIEVPQGTRLLVSDEKGVGPKYPFSKEKLTALLGFYVVEDWREACELCISLLHNGGVGHSLAIHSQNEEVIREFGLKKPVSRMLVNTPSTQGAVGLSTGLFPSFTLGCGAVGGSATSDNVTPLNLLNVRRVAYDLHSQGCSCATPASCGVSTVAGVSPSGSPAGGYPPSAGLSGCCHHGASHQAVVAPQAAAAAAVGGLDINAVTEMIVAELKKVL